A single region of the Manihot esculenta cultivar AM560-2 chromosome 12, M.esculenta_v8, whole genome shotgun sequence genome encodes:
- the LOC110627535 gene encoding uncharacterized protein LOC110627535 — protein sequence MRPQGIYKEYVKLRAFSFSLDDYAKDWLFYLPPGSITSWASMIRVFLSKYFPTSKTIGIRREISGIKQRDSKELYEYWERFKRLCTRYSQHDISDKSFIEYFYGGFLPSERKFIDAACGGSIEDKTPQAIRDLISTMAAASKQYRDQRQLPRRVNEVRQAQQNQQVRPYGIYATVGHPIDLCPSLQEEDQQVNAVGGFNGQQRYDPYSNTYNPGWKEYPNFSYDRKNQYQNYQQRNSTQAASQKSNMPLEEIIKSLANTVQNLEQQINQVATSVNKLEL from the exons atgagacctcaaggtatttatAAAGAATATGTTAAACTTAGAGCTTTTTCTTTCTcccttgatgattatgccaagGATTGGTTGTTCTATTTGCCACCCGGATCTATCACCTCATGGGCCAGTATGATAAGAGTATTCTTGAGCAAATACTTTCCTACCTCAAAAACTATTGGCATCCGGAGAGAAATAAGTGGTATTAAGCAAAGGGATTCTAAAGaattatatgaatattgggAGAGATTCAAGCGATTATGCACACGCTActctcaacatgatatttcggACAAATCATTCATTGAATACTTCTACGGAGGTTTCTTACCTTCGGAAAGgaaatttattgatgcagcatgtggaggatcaattgaagaCAAAACACCTCAAGCCATAAGAGACCTAATTTCCACAATGGCAGCAGCCTCAAAACAATATCGAGATCAAAGACAACTGCCAAGGAGAGTAAACGAGGTAA GACAAGCTCAACAAAATCAACAAGTAAGACCATATGGAATTTATGCCACCGTTGGACATCCAATTGACCTATGTCCTTctcttcaagaagaggaccagcaagttAATGCGGTTGGAGGGTTTAATGGCCAACAAAGAtatgatccctactctaacacctacaatccaggttggaaggAGTACCCGAACTTCAGTTATGATAGAAAAAATCAATATCAAAATTATCAACAAAGAAATTCAACCCAAGCAGCATCTCAGAAATCCAACATGCCCCTTGAAGAGATCATTAAATCTTTAGCAAACACGGTGCAAAATCTTGAACAACAAATCAATCAAGTTGCCACCTCTGTGAACAAGCTAGAATTGTAA